One Mangrovimonas cancribranchiae DNA segment encodes these proteins:
- a CDS encoding MraY family glycosyltransferase translates to MIKELLYAITPENHPVIWMVVTCALGFLVAYNAYPSVLFVAREKHLMDEPESRSAHKERTPTLGGIGIFISIMVVLTLVGAFLNTKVLLLVMGSITILFFIGLKDDLAGTSPGKKLFGQLLAATLLLVFTNTRIVGFSGILEVSVLPYGLSLVFTLFVYIIIVNAYNLIDGIDGLAGSIACLVSMVYGILFLMANQLSLAILAMALVGSILAFLRCNFSKKHKIFMGDTGSMVVGFLLAFFTVSFINIVQTAPSSPYYKDAPVVAIALLFYPLLDTLRVFALRVFKYKVSPFKADRNHIHHHIINLGYSHLQATIWIVAINALIIVITFKLLPLNLNTQILCLVGYGALLYGLPFVIKAKAKTSLPEDSY, encoded by the coding sequence ATGATTAAAGAACTACTTTATGCGATTACCCCAGAAAACCACCCTGTTATATGGATGGTGGTAACCTGTGCATTGGGGTTTCTGGTGGCTTATAATGCGTACCCGTCTGTTTTATTTGTCGCTCGTGAAAAACACCTTATGGATGAACCCGAATCACGAAGTGCCCATAAAGAGCGTACCCCAACATTGGGTGGTATAGGTATATTTATTAGTATTATGGTCGTGCTTACGCTTGTAGGCGCTTTTTTAAACACAAAAGTGTTACTATTAGTCATGGGCAGCATTACCATCTTATTTTTTATTGGATTAAAAGACGATTTGGCGGGGACGTCACCAGGGAAAAAGCTTTTTGGGCAACTCTTAGCGGCAACCTTGTTGTTGGTGTTTACCAATACGAGAATTGTCGGGTTTTCGGGGATTCTAGAAGTTTCTGTATTGCCTTACGGGCTCTCGTTAGTATTTACGTTGTTTGTATATATTATTATTGTAAATGCTTACAATTTGATTGATGGTATTGATGGATTGGCAGGGAGCATTGCATGTTTGGTAAGTATGGTATATGGCATACTGTTTTTAATGGCTAACCAACTAAGTTTAGCGATTCTGGCTATGGCCTTAGTAGGAAGCATATTGGCGTTTTTACGGTGTAATTTTTCTAAAAAACATAAAATATTCATGGGCGATACAGGCTCTATGGTCGTGGGGTTCTTGTTAGCTTTTTTTACGGTTAGTTTTATTAATATCGTGCAAACTGCACCAAGCTCGCCTTATTATAAAGATGCACCAGTAGTGGCTATTGCGTTGTTGTTTTATCCGTTACTAGATACGCTACGCGTGTTTGCATTACGGGTGTTTAAATATAAAGTAAGCCCGTTTAAAGCCGACCGTAACCACATTCATCATCATATTATAAATTTAGGCTATAGCCACTTACAGGCCACCATTTGGATTGTTGCAATTAATGCCCTAATTATTGTGATTACTTTTAAGTTGTTGCCACTTAATTTAAATACCCAAATACTATGCTTAGTAGGGTATGGTGCCTTGCTGTATGGTTTGCCATTTGTAATAAAGGCTAAAGCTAAAACTTCCTTACCAGAAGATAGCTATTAA
- a CDS encoding polysaccharide biosynthesis/export family protein — MRQTRPFIILVTVLGLLTSCASKKDILYMQDAEAGTSKAISYTNPTIQPNDILKITVESTLPEAALPYNKVASNTMTQNLQIMQLDGYLVSKNNTITFPVLGTIATQGKTTATLAEAIREQLMEGNHLADPSVNVRLLNAKVSVLGEVKQPGTFTFTEQNITLMQALGYAGDLTINGKRDDIIVMRELDDEMQIAHINLTESSFIDSEFYYIKPNDVIVVNPNNTKVKTAGFIGNAGTVLTIASLALSVTILLTR; from the coding sequence ATGAGACAAACAAGACCTTTTATAATTTTAGTAACGGTGTTAGGGCTGCTGACGTCTTGCGCTTCTAAAAAAGACATCTTGTATATGCAAGATGCCGAAGCGGGAACTAGCAAAGCTATTAGCTATACTAATCCGACGATACAGCCTAACGATATCCTAAAAATCACCGTAGAAAGCACCTTGCCAGAGGCAGCATTACCGTATAATAAGGTAGCTTCTAATACGATGACCCAAAACTTGCAAATCATGCAATTAGATGGGTATTTAGTCTCTAAAAACAACACGATTACCTTTCCGGTATTAGGAACCATAGCAACACAAGGGAAAACCACCGCAACATTGGCTGAAGCTATTAGAGAACAACTTATGGAAGGTAACCATCTTGCCGATCCTTCTGTTAATGTACGCTTATTAAATGCTAAGGTATCGGTATTAGGCGAAGTCAAGCAACCCGGTACCTTTACTTTTACTGAACAGAACATTACCCTTATGCAAGCCTTAGGCTATGCCGGCGATTTAACCATAAATGGAAAGCGCGACGATATTATTGTGATGCGTGAATTGGATGATGAGATGCAAATTGCACATATAAACCTAACAGAGTCGTCATTTATAGATTCCGAGTTTTATTATATTAAACCTAACGATGTGATTGTGGTAAACCCTAATAACACTAAAGTAAAAACGGCTGGGTTTATTGGCAATGCAGGAACCGTGCTTACCATAGCGTCTTTAGCCTTAAGTGTGACTATTTTATTAACCCGATAA
- a CDS encoding polysaccharide biosynthesis tyrosine autokinase produces MANTPQQTPFDFYDDDPVDIKAEVRRYVRYWPWFVVGLLITLSIAIFYLRYTPNVYQTQAKVKILDESEGLELPTTGFIFNRSNINLENEIEIMTSYLILEKVVKDLGLNTAFYEEGNIKTSQLAQLPIGYEQLIAADSVTTSETYKVSVEETGFEVEAIDTEEITNFANHNTYLSRHNLPFQLRLEASQKEVLIGKTFIISLQPIKKATLGLKRAIEVQTIGEQSDLLQLSIKGESRERSETILNKLIDIFNQDGIEDRQLVSKRTLEFIDERFVFLAEELDSIEVNKQEFKQENNLIYLEVDAQSGIEQRSQSDAEAFKIENQLALAKALQEALEKQDQTDLLPANIGLQDNGINALIQDYNTIVTNLNKITVNGGRNNPTVIALTDQLANVRRNITSSVNTYISQLELSKSQIRSRNQRFVGQVAQLPEKEKLLRAIERQQKIKESLYLLLLQKREEAAINLAITEPSIKVVEYALSGEEPIAPKSNIILMGGLLLGLLLPFGVLYLRFMLDTKVHQKEDITKVNSETPVIAEIPDMKKEGTKLFTNPNDRSMLAEAFRILAANVNYSLPLDEEALGKVIFCTSTIKGEGKTFTSLNLSLALSSMNKKVLLIGADLRNPQIHTIVKVDKDQVGLSNYLHDPTIDWKTCKTSLFKAHPNHQILFSGSIPPNPPSLLTNGRFEQLLDDAKTAFDYIIVDTAPSILVTDTTLIAPLADATLYMVRADVTEKSLLQFSKNLAETKKLNNMLYVLNGVGASKAYGYSYNYGYNYGYGHAK; encoded by the coding sequence ATGGCAAATACTCCCCAACAGACTCCTTTTGATTTTTATGATGACGACCCTGTTGATATCAAGGCGGAAGTACGACGTTATGTGCGCTATTGGCCGTGGTTTGTCGTGGGGTTGCTTATAACCCTATCAATAGCGATTTTTTATTTAAGATATACGCCTAATGTGTATCAAACCCAAGCCAAAGTTAAAATTCTTGACGAGTCCGAAGGCTTAGAATTACCCACAACAGGCTTTATCTTTAACCGTAGTAATATCAATTTAGAGAATGAAATTGAAATCATGACCTCTTATTTGATTTTAGAAAAAGTGGTGAAAGACTTAGGGTTAAATACAGCTTTTTATGAAGAAGGGAATATTAAAACCTCTCAGTTAGCCCAGTTACCTATTGGTTACGAACAACTTATTGCAGCAGATAGTGTGACAACGTCGGAAACCTATAAGGTGTCTGTTGAAGAAACTGGTTTTGAGGTTGAAGCTATAGATACTGAAGAGATTACCAACTTTGCCAACCACAACACCTATTTAAGCCGCCATAACTTGCCCTTTCAATTGCGACTGGAAGCTAGCCAAAAAGAAGTGCTTATAGGGAAAACCTTTATAATTAGCTTGCAGCCTATAAAAAAAGCCACGCTTGGATTAAAAAGGGCTATAGAGGTACAAACGATTGGGGAACAAAGCGATTTACTGCAACTAAGTATTAAAGGGGAGTCCCGAGAACGCTCAGAAACCATTTTAAATAAGCTCATAGATATCTTTAACCAAGACGGTATAGAAGACCGTCAGTTGGTATCTAAACGCACCTTGGAGTTTATAGACGAACGTTTTGTGTTTTTAGCAGAAGAGTTAGATTCTATAGAAGTTAATAAGCAAGAGTTTAAGCAAGAGAATAATCTAATCTATTTGGAAGTAGATGCTCAATCGGGTATAGAGCAGCGTAGTCAATCGGATGCCGAAGCGTTTAAGATAGAAAATCAATTGGCTTTAGCAAAAGCCTTGCAGGAGGCCCTCGAAAAACAAGATCAAACCGATTTGCTACCCGCAAATATAGGCTTACAGGACAATGGTATTAATGCCTTAATACAAGACTATAACACCATTGTGACTAACCTGAATAAAATAACGGTAAATGGAGGGCGTAACAACCCTACAGTTATTGCTTTAACAGATCAACTCGCTAATGTGCGTCGTAATATTACAAGTTCGGTAAATACGTATATTTCACAATTAGAACTATCTAAATCTCAAATCAGATCGCGAAACCAACGTTTTGTAGGTCAAGTAGCCCAACTTCCTGAAAAAGAAAAACTGTTACGGGCTATAGAGCGTCAACAAAAAATAAAAGAGAGTTTATACCTGCTATTATTACAAAAGCGTGAGGAAGCCGCTATTAATTTAGCCATTACCGAACCATCTATTAAAGTGGTAGAATACGCTTTAAGTGGCGAAGAGCCTATTGCGCCTAAGTCTAACATTATTTTAATGGGGGGCTTGTTATTAGGCTTGTTGTTACCGTTTGGGGTTTTATATCTAAGGTTTATGTTAGATACCAAAGTGCATCAAAAGGAGGATATTACTAAGGTAAATAGCGAGACGCCTGTTATCGCAGAGATTCCAGATATGAAAAAAGAGGGCACAAAACTATTTACAAACCCTAACGATCGCTCCATGTTAGCCGAAGCTTTCAGGATTTTAGCGGCTAATGTAAATTACAGTTTGCCTTTAGATGAGGAGGCTTTAGGAAAGGTGATTTTTTGTACCTCGACTATTAAAGGCGAAGGAAAAACCTTTACCAGTTTAAACCTCTCTCTGGCTTTGTCTAGTATGAATAAAAAAGTCTTGCTAATTGGGGCCGATTTGCGTAATCCACAAATTCATACCATTGTTAAAGTGGATAAAGATCAAGTGGGGCTATCTAATTATTTACACGACCCTACTATAGATTGGAAAACGTGTAAAACATCCCTTTTTAAAGCACATCCCAATCACCAGATCTTATTTTCTGGAAGCATTCCACCAAACCCGCCAAGTTTATTAACCAATGGTCGTTTTGAACAGTTGTTAGACGACGCTAAAACAGCGTTTGATTATATAATTGTAGATACCGCACCAAGTATTTTAGTAACTGATACCACGCTAATAGCACCTTTAGCAGATGCGACCTTATATATGGTACGTGCCGATGTGACTGAAAAAAGCTTATTGCAGTTCTCTAAAAACTTGGCAGAGACTAAAAAACTTAATAACATGTTGTATGTGTTAAATGGTGTAGGAGCAAGTAAAGCCTATGGGTATAGTTATAATTATGGGTATAATTATGGGTATGGGCATGCCAAATAA
- the rpe gene encoding ribulose-phosphate 3-epimerase has translation MKSKLIAPSILAADFANLQRDIDMVNQSEADWFHIDIMDGVFVPNISFGMPVLKAISKHAHKTIDVHLMIVDPDRYIKTFAELGSNILTVHYEACTHLHRTLQAIKAEGMKAGVAINPHTNVALLEDTITDIDLVCIMSVNPGFGGQQFIENTYNKITQLKALIDKKGASTQIEIDGGVTNKNAKALVDAGADVLVAGSYIFKSATPQDTITNLKQLILASN, from the coding sequence ATGAAGTCTAAATTAATAGCCCCATCCATTCTTGCAGCAGATTTTGCGAACCTGCAACGCGACATCGACATGGTTAACCAAAGTGAAGCCGATTGGTTTCATATTGATATTATGGACGGCGTTTTCGTGCCGAACATTTCTTTTGGTATGCCTGTTTTAAAAGCCATTTCAAAACACGCCCATAAAACCATTGATGTGCATTTAATGATTGTCGATCCCGATCGCTACATAAAAACATTTGCCGAATTAGGGAGCAATATCCTTACTGTACACTACGAAGCTTGTACACATTTACACCGCACCCTTCAAGCTATAAAAGCCGAAGGCATGAAAGCTGGTGTAGCTATAAATCCGCACACAAATGTAGCGCTATTAGAAGATACGATTACCGATATTGATTTGGTTTGTATCATGAGTGTCAACCCTGGTTTTGGTGGGCAACAATTTATTGAAAACACCTATAACAAAATCACACAGCTAAAAGCCCTTATTGATAAAAAAGGCGCTTCCACACAAATAGAAATTGATGGTGGGGTAACCAACAAAAACGCCAAGGCGTTAGTCGATGCTGGTGCCGATGTATTAGTCGCTGGCAGTTATATTTTTAAAAGTGCTACCCCACAAGACACAATTACTAATTTAAAACAACTCATACTAGCCTCAAATTAA
- a CDS encoding sigma-70 family RNA polymerase sigma factor yields the protein MRQLKITKQVTNRETASLDKYLQEIGKVDLITADEEVELAQRIKAGDQIALEKLTKANLRFVVSVAKQYQNQGLTLPDLINEGNLGLIKAAQRFDETRGFKFISYAVWWIRQSILQALAEQSRIVRLPLNKIGSINKINKTFAFLEQSHERPPSPEEIAKELDMTINDVKESMKNSGRHVSMDAPLVEGEDSNLYDVLNSGESPNPDKELLHESLRTEIERALETLTPREADVIRLYFGLGNQHPMTLEEIGETFDLTRERVRQIKEKAIRRLKHTSRSKILKTYLG from the coding sequence ATGAGACAACTTAAAATTACGAAGCAGGTTACTAACAGAGAAACAGCTTCTTTAGACAAGTATTTACAAGAAATAGGGAAAGTTGACCTAATTACTGCCGATGAAGAGGTGGAATTAGCACAACGCATTAAAGCTGGCGACCAAATCGCTTTAGAAAAATTAACCAAAGCTAACTTGCGTTTCGTAGTATCTGTTGCAAAGCAATACCAAAACCAAGGGCTTACGCTACCCGATTTAATTAACGAAGGTAACTTAGGACTAATTAAAGCGGCCCAACGTTTCGATGAAACACGTGGATTTAAATTTATATCGTATGCCGTTTGGTGGATTCGTCAATCTATTTTACAAGCCTTAGCCGAGCAATCGCGTATTGTACGTTTACCCCTAAACAAAATTGGCTCTATAAACAAAATAAACAAAACCTTTGCGTTTTTAGAACAGTCGCATGAACGCCCACCAAGTCCCGAAGAAATTGCTAAGGAACTTGACATGACTATTAACGATGTTAAAGAGTCTATGAAAAACTCGGGACGCCATGTAAGTATGGATGCACCGCTTGTTGAAGGGGAAGATTCAAACCTTTACGATGTATTAAATAGTGGTGAATCGCCAAATCCAGATAAAGAGTTATTACACGAGTCGCTTCGTACAGAAATTGAACGTGCCTTAGAAACCCTTACACCACGTGAAGCCGATGTGATTCGTCTGTATTTTGGCTTAGGAAATCAACACCCAATGACTCTAGAAGAAATAGGAGAAACTTTTGATTTAACACGTGAACGTGTCCGTCAAATTAAGGAAAAAGCTATTAGACGTTTAAAACACACCTCAAGAAGTAAAATATTAAAAACGTACTTAGGTTAG
- a CDS encoding glutamate-5-semialdehyde dehydrogenase, which yields MYSLKNTTHIMKLLSSDIKNNVLQSMITILDRERQNIIAANKKDLDAFNRDDQALYDRLVVNEAKVDGMIQAVREVMAQDDPVGQTISDMTLDSGLQITNKTAPFGTILIIYESRPDVTIEAAVLAFKANNKILLKGGKEAINSNLILEQCWHEALESNGLSKDWIRLLHLKREETQEFLRNPSEPLDLIVPRGGERLIKFVKDHASCAVLISGRGNNFLYVSEDADWEKAVKVIVNAKTDKISGCNALDKVLINKNIPNYEDKLKDLQKVLQGVNVTIVTDDNVAKVLPNETTIDNEDTWYEEFLALKIVLAEVASTDEAITMINKYSGGHSAAIITENKDTAALFMEQIDSAAVYHNASTRFTDGGQMGVGAELAISTDKLHHRGPLGLKQLVTNKYYVFGDGHVRV from the coding sequence ATTTATTCACTAAAAAACACAACACACATTATGAAACTTTTAAGTTCAGACATAAAAAACAACGTGCTTCAATCCATGATTACCATCTTGGATAGAGAACGCCAAAATATTATCGCCGCCAACAAAAAAGATCTCGATGCGTTTAATCGAGACGATCAAGCTTTGTATGACCGATTGGTTGTTAACGAGGCAAAAGTTGATGGCATGATTCAAGCCGTACGCGAAGTCATGGCACAAGACGATCCCGTAGGACAAACTATCTCGGACATGACCTTGGATAGCGGACTACAAATCACCAACAAAACGGCACCGTTTGGTACGATTTTAATTATTTACGAATCTAGACCAGATGTGACCATCGAAGCGGCAGTGTTAGCCTTTAAAGCCAACAATAAAATTTTATTAAAAGGCGGTAAAGAGGCCATTAATAGCAACTTAATTTTAGAACAATGCTGGCATGAAGCCCTAGAAAGCAATGGACTTTCTAAAGACTGGATTAGACTATTGCACTTAAAACGCGAAGAAACACAAGAGTTCTTAAGAAATCCATCAGAACCGCTTGATTTAATTGTACCTCGTGGTGGCGAACGCTTAATTAAGTTTGTTAAAGACCACGCCTCTTGTGCTGTTCTTATAAGTGGCCGTGGTAATAACTTTCTATATGTGTCAGAGGATGCCGATTGGGAAAAAGCTGTTAAAGTAATCGTAAATGCTAAAACCGATAAAATCTCAGGCTGTAATGCGTTAGATAAGGTTTTAATTAATAAAAACATCCCTAATTACGAGGACAAATTAAAAGACCTTCAAAAGGTATTACAGGGCGTAAATGTAACTATTGTAACCGATGATAACGTAGCCAAAGTATTACCTAATGAAACCACTATTGACAATGAAGACACTTGGTATGAAGAATTTTTAGCCTTAAAAATTGTGCTTGCCGAAGTGGCGTCAACAGACGAGGCGATTACTATGATTAACAAATATTCGGGTGGCCACTCTGCAGCCATTATTACCGAAAACAAAGACACAGCCGCCCTATTTATGGAACAAATAGATAGTGCTGCGGTGTACCATAATGCCTCTACCCGATTTACAGATGGTGGGCAAATGGGTGTTGGAGCCGAACTCGCTATTAGCACCGATAAATTACACCATCGTGGACCATTAGGACTAAAACAATTAGTCACCAACAAATACTATGTATTTGGCGATGGCCACGTGAGAGTTTAA
- the proB gene encoding glutamate 5-kinase, giving the protein MKDDIKRIVVKVGTNVLTNKDNRILGPVLRELVRQIAVLYERDIMVILVSSGSAIAGKEVLGKTKIKDKSVRRQVYSAIGQPRMMRHYYSIFHDYGMRCAQVLATKRDFDPGKHRQNMVNCYEGLLSEGVIPIANEDDAVSLTMSMFSDNDELASLVAELLDADRLIILSDTDGLYTGHPDDDSSKKLDEVKVDENVEKYVKASNKKEGEGRGGMASKLKIAKGTAKKDIPTYIANGKRENVIVDIIDDKEVGTKFIH; this is encoded by the coding sequence ATGAAAGACGATATAAAACGCATTGTTGTAAAAGTGGGCACCAATGTGTTAACCAACAAAGACAATAGAATATTAGGCCCTGTATTACGAGAACTGGTAAGGCAAATTGCTGTGTTGTACGAACGCGACATCATGGTTATCCTCGTATCTTCAGGATCGGCTATTGCCGGAAAAGAAGTTTTAGGAAAAACTAAAATAAAAGACAAATCTGTTAGACGCCAAGTCTATTCGGCCATTGGACAACCAAGAATGATGCGACACTATTATAGCATCTTTCACGATTATGGTATGCGTTGCGCTCAAGTATTAGCCACAAAACGAGATTTCGATCCAGGCAAACACCGTCAAAACATGGTGAATTGTTACGAAGGCTTACTATCGGAAGGCGTTATTCCTATTGCCAATGAAGACGATGCCGTATCATTAACCATGTCTATGTTTTCTGATAATGACGAACTTGCTAGCCTAGTTGCCGAGTTGCTTGATGCTGATAGATTGATTATATTATCAGATACCGATGGACTTTATACAGGACACCCAGACGACGATAGCTCTAAAAAACTTGACGAAGTTAAAGTTGATGAAAATGTTGAAAAATACGTTAAAGCCTCTAATAAAAAAGAAGGCGAAGGGCGTGGTGGTATGGCCTCTAAATTAAAAATTGCCAAAGGCACTGCCAAAAAAGACATCCCAACTTACATTGCCAACGGAAAACGTGAAAATGTTATTGTAGACATTATTGACGACAAAGAAGTCGGCACAAAATTTATTCACTAA
- the proC gene encoding pyrroline-5-carboxylate reductase, protein MKVLVIGAGNMGLTYSEGMSQSPLLGKHNLKIYDTDPKKISTLRENPNFDVYESLEDCLPKADIVFIAVKPYHSESLFEDMKPMINQQQIFVSLMAGVTIDTIQEQLGAKKVIRTMPNLPAKVGKGVTSYTESKAVSRVELLMVRNLLDTTGTSIHVDTEKYIDASTGISGSGPAYVFYFMQSMLEAAQKMGFSDYDSKVLVSNTFEGAIELFNQSNISPETWIDRVASKGGTTQAAIDSMEDNNVKQRIQEAAYAAFDRAVELGNDK, encoded by the coding sequence ATGAAAGTACTTGTAATTGGAGCAGGAAATATGGGATTAACATATTCCGAAGGAATGTCGCAATCACCACTTTTAGGAAAACACAACCTAAAAATATATGATACTGATCCAAAGAAAATTTCAACACTTAGAGAAAACCCCAATTTTGACGTTTACGAAAGCTTGGAAGACTGCCTTCCTAAAGCTGATATCGTTTTTATAGCTGTAAAGCCTTATCATAGTGAAAGCTTGTTTGAAGACATGAAACCTATGATAAACCAACAACAAATTTTTGTATCTTTAATGGCCGGTGTAACTATCGATACCATACAAGAGCAATTAGGTGCAAAAAAAGTCATTAGAACCATGCCTAACCTACCGGCAAAAGTAGGTAAAGGTGTCACCTCATATACCGAGTCTAAAGCTGTATCTAGAGTAGAACTTCTTATGGTAAGAAATTTACTAGACACCACAGGAACCTCTATTCATGTAGACACCGAAAAATACATCGACGCCTCTACAGGAATTTCAGGTAGTGGGCCAGCCTACGTATTTTACTTTATGCAATCTATGTTAGAAGCCGCACAGAAAATGGGCTTCTCAGACTACGATTCTAAAGTACTTGTTAGCAACACCTTTGAAGGTGCTATCGAGTTATTTAATCAATCTAATATTTCCCCAGAAACATGGATTGACCGTGTAGCTTCTAAAGGCGGCACCACACAAGCTGCGATAGACTCTATGGAAGACAATAATGTAAAACAACGCATTCAAGAAGCCGCTTATGCCGCTTTTGATCGCGCTGTAGAACTAGGAAACGACAAATAA
- a CDS encoding polyribonucleotide nucleotidyltransferase: MIPQTFKEVITLDDGREISIETGKLAKQAHGSVVVQMGNAMLLCTVVSNYTAADVDFLPLTVDYREKFAAAGRYPGGFFKREARPSDDEVLTMRLVDRVLRPLFPKDYHSETQVMIQLMSHDENVMPDALAGLAASTAIQLSDIPFETPISEVRVARVNGEFIINPSRAQLDEADIDMMVGASADSVMMVEGEMDEISEEEMADAIKFAHEAIKVQCAAQVKLAEAFGKKETREYEPEVEYETIEKKVYDAAYQKCYDIAKAGSSKQERGLAFSEVKDEVKALFTEEEQEAYGKLISKYFGKAHKEAVRNLTLDEGIRLDGRKTTDIRPIWCEVDYLPSTHGSSIFTRGETQALATVTLGTSREANVIDLPTYQGEETFYLHYNFPPFSTGEARPIRGTSRREVGHGNLAQRALKKMVPADCPYTVRVVSEVLESNGSSSMATVCAGTMALMDAGVQLKKPVSGIAMGLISDGERYAVLSDILGDEDHLGDMDFKVTGTADGITACQMDIKIKGLSYEILVKALKQARDGRMHILGKLTDTIETPNTSVKSHAPKMVTTTIPGDLIGAFIGPGGKNIQELQKNTETTIVINEDEENETGVVEILGTSQEGIDAVLAKIEAMTFKPEKGSVYEMKVVKILDFGAVLEFVDAPGNEQLLHISEMAWERTNNVTDVMNLGDLVDVKYFGFDPRTKREKISRKALLPKPEGYQSKPKGNHKGGHKDHKKDKE; encoded by the coding sequence ATGATTCCACAAACTTTTAAAGAGGTGATAACCCTCGACGATGGAAGAGAAATTTCTATCGAAACCGGAAAATTGGCTAAACAAGCCCATGGTTCGGTTGTTGTGCAAATGGGTAACGCCATGTTGCTTTGTACAGTCGTGTCTAACTACACCGCTGCAGATGTCGATTTTTTACCTTTAACAGTAGATTACCGTGAAAAATTTGCTGCTGCAGGACGCTATCCTGGCGGATTTTTTAAACGTGAAGCCAGACCTAGCGACGACGAAGTATTAACCATGCGTTTAGTAGACAGAGTACTACGCCCGTTATTTCCAAAAGACTATCACTCCGAGACACAAGTCATGATTCAATTAATGTCTCACGACGAAAATGTAATGCCAGATGCTTTAGCGGGATTAGCTGCTTCTACAGCTATTCAATTAAGCGATATTCCTTTTGAAACACCAATTTCTGAAGTTCGCGTAGCACGTGTAAATGGTGAATTCATTATTAACCCTAGTCGTGCACAATTAGACGAAGCCGATATCGATATGATGGTAGGAGCTTCTGCCGATTCTGTGATGATGGTTGAAGGTGAAATGGATGAAATTTCGGAAGAAGAAATGGCCGATGCTATCAAATTTGCTCACGAAGCCATTAAAGTACAATGCGCTGCGCAAGTAAAATTAGCTGAAGCCTTTGGTAAAAAAGAAACTCGTGAATACGAACCAGAAGTAGAATACGAAACTATCGAGAAAAAAGTTTACGACGCTGCTTACCAAAAATGCTACGATATTGCCAAGGCAGGATCCTCTAAGCAAGAACGCGGCTTAGCATTTAGCGAAGTTAAAGACGAAGTTAAAGCCTTATTTACCGAAGAAGAACAAGAAGCTTACGGTAAATTAATTTCTAAATACTTTGGAAAAGCCCATAAAGAAGCGGTAAGAAACTTAACATTAGACGAAGGCATTCGTTTAGATGGTCGTAAAACAACCGATATTCGCCCAATTTGGTGTGAAGTAGATTACTTACCTTCAACACACGGATCATCTATTTTTACAAGAGGCGAAACGCAAGCTTTAGCGACTGTAACCTTAGGAACCTCTAGAGAAGCTAACGTGATTGATTTACCAACCTACCAAGGCGAAGAGACCTTTTATTTACACTATAATTTCCCACCATTTTCAACTGGAGAAGCGAGACCAATTAGAGGGACTTCGCGTCGTGAAGTTGGTCATGGTAACTTAGCACAACGTGCGTTAAAGAAAATGGTTCCAGCCGATTGCCCTTACACTGTAAGAGTCGTATCAGAAGTTTTAGAAAGTAACGGATCATCATCTATGGCTACCGTTTGTGCGGGTACAATGGCCTTAATGGATGCTGGTGTGCAACTTAAAAAACCTGTCTCTGGTATTGCTATGGGATTAATTTCCGACGGCGAACGTTATGCGGTATTAAGCGATATTCTTGGTGATGAAGATCATTTAGGTGATATGGACTTTAAAGTTACCGGTACTGCCGATGGTATTACAGCTTGCCAAATGGATATTAAAATTAAAGGCCTTAGCTACGAAATTTTAGTAAAAGCTTTAAAACAAGCGCGCGATGGTCGTATGCATATCCTAGGTAAATTAACAGATACTATTGAAACACCTAACACCTCAGTTAAATCACACGCTCCTAAAATGGTGACGACAACCATTCCTGGCGATTTAATTGGTGCGTTTATTGGCCCTGGTGGTAAAAACATTCAAGAGCTACAAAAAAACACCGAAACGACTATCGTTATTAACGAAGATGAAGAAAACGAAACAGGAGTTGTTGAAATTTTAGGAACAAGTCAAGAAGGTATCGATGCTGTTTTAGCTAAAATTGAGGCCATGACATTTAAACCTGAAAAAGGTAGCGTGTACGAAATGAAGGTAGTTAAAATCCTTGATTTTGGTGCCGTATTAGAATTTGTTGATGCGCCTGGAAACGAGCAGTTATTACATATTTCTGAAATGGCTTGGGAACGTACAAACAACGTAACCGATGTGATGAACCTAGGTGATCTTGTAGACGTGAAGTATTTTGGTTTTGACCCAAGAACAAAACGTGAGAAAATCTCAAGAAAAGCCTTATTACCTAAACCTGAAGGTTACCAAAGCAAACCTAAAGGAAATCATAAAGGCGGTCATAAAGATCACAAGAAAGATAAAGAATAG